The Cicer arietinum cultivar CDC Frontier isolate Library 1 unplaced genomic scaffold, Cicar.CDCFrontier_v2.0 Ca_scaffold_5784_v2.0, whole genome shotgun sequence genome window below encodes:
- the LOC140919190 gene encoding uncharacterized protein, which produces MNAMAAAMAQQAAIQAQRDAQRDQRDEAASAARALNEFRRQDPPKFKGEHDPDKADLWLQEIEKIFEILHCSDNAKVEYATYLMIGEAEYWWRGAKKMMETNHEELTWEAFKNKFLEKYFPKSARAEKEAQFLKLYQGNLTIAEYAAKFESLAKHFRYFLNQIDEEYMCERFESGLRYEIKELVGPLEIRQYQVLVEKCKKVEQMKQSRLNRGVVGGPIRPQVEI; this is translated from the coding sequence ATGAATGCTATGGCCGCAGCAATGGCCCAACAAGCTGCGATCCAGGCTCAACGAGATGCACAGAGGGATCAGAGGGATGAAGCAGCCAGTGCAGCAAGAGCATTGAATGAATTTCGTCGACAAGATCCGCCTAAATTCAAAGGGGAACATGACCCCGACAAGGCTGATCTTTGGCTGCAAGAAAtcgagaagatcttcgagatctTACACTGCTCTGACAATGCGAAAGTAGAGTATGCAACCTATTTGATGATTGGTGAAGCTGAATACTGGTGGCGAGGTGCGAAGAAAATGATGGAGACAAATCATGAAGAGCTAACCTGGGAGGCTTTCAAGAATAAGTTCCTAGAAAAATACTTCCCGAAAAGTGCTAGGGCTGAGAAGGAGGCCCAATTTCTGAAGTTGTATCAAGGGAATCTCACGATAGCGGAATATGCGGCAAAGTTCGAGTCCCTAGCAAAGCACTTCCGCTATTTCCTAAATCAGATAGATGAAGAATACATGTGCGAGAGGTTTGAAAGTGGGCTTAGGTATGAAATTAAGGAGTTAGTGGGGCCCTTGGAGATAcgccaatatcaagtactagtGGAGAAATGCAAGAAAGTGGAGCAGATGAAACAGAGCCGTCTGAATAGGGGTGTTGTAGGTGGACCCATCAGACCTCAGGTAGAGATTTAA